The following coding sequences lie in one Methanothermobacter sp. MT-2 genomic window:
- a CDS encoding fumarate hydratase, which yields MEVKLKTPLSDETKKLRIGDIVHISGKIFTARDRAHEKMIREGPPYKLEGTVIFHAGPIIKYREQPKKEEIIENPQADLIVIGPTTSTRMNPYQPRIINMGVKAIIGKGGMDKNVQNALKKNSAVYLAAVGGCAALYATKVKRVTRVYWPNLGIPEAIWELEVQDFGPLIVAMDAKGGNLYEKIKD from the coding sequence TTGGAAGTGAAACTCAAAACACCATTATCTGATGAGACTAAAAAACTTAGAATAGGTGATATAGTCCATATCTCAGGGAAAATATTCACAGCACGCGACCGGGCACACGAAAAGATGATCAGAGAAGGACCCCCATACAAACTAGAAGGGACTGTGATATTCCACGCCGGACCCATAATAAAATACAGGGAACAACCCAAAAAAGAGGAGATTATAGAAAACCCCCAAGCAGATCTCATTGTGATAGGACCCACAACAAGCACTAGAATGAACCCATACCAGCCCAGGATAATAAACATGGGCGTTAAAGCCATAATAGGCAAAGGAGGCATGGACAAAAACGTTCAAAACGCCCTAAAAAAGAACAGTGCAGTTTACCTAGCGGCAGTGGGTGGATGCGCAGCACTCTACGCGACAAAAGTCAAAAGGGTGACTAGGGTTTACTGGCCAAATCTCGGCATCCCAGAGGCTATATGGGAACTTGAAGTCCAAGACTTCGGGCCTCTAATCGTTGCAATGGATGCTAAAGGCGGGAATTTATATGAAAAAATCAAAGATTAG
- a CDS encoding pyridoxal phosphate enzyme: MNMLIKEPEDEILKKEQAFKIIRSILDKEGREAIYDLTGLAGGFPIKKEDKKLLETYIGPAIYEKKLEKLALEHLGGEKAIAFNRTTTGILATIIALTKPREKIIHYLPESPSHPSIPESAKIRNTEYLEFDNIKKFHIPEKTSLIFITGATMDHKIIKIKEFKRIISLSKEKGIPTIVDDASGARLRTIIFKQPTAIQLGADLAITSTDKLMNGPRGGILAGKTELINKIKRVAYQFGLEAQPPLIAAMVRALEEFKPSKLLRTLKKRDELHLKLKKSFKSFEKTPTGVMIRPEKIKKEIQKHQIKTPLSPKDTSYLWSMILLKEHGIITIPAAGMPGASPTLRLDLSAADAQKLEPDQIVNILEKSFQKLLKTAKEPPKAKKLLLGG; this comes from the coding sequence ATGAACATGCTCATCAAGGAGCCTGAAGACGAAATATTAAAAAAAGAACAAGCCTTCAAAATAATCAGATCCATCCTAGATAAAGAAGGCAGAGAAGCCATCTATGACCTCACAGGCCTTGCAGGCGGATTCCCAATAAAAAAAGAAGACAAAAAGTTGCTCGAAACATACATAGGACCAGCAATCTACGAAAAAAAATTAGAAAAACTTGCATTAGAGCACCTGGGAGGGGAAAAAGCCATAGCATTCAACCGCACAACAACAGGGATACTAGCCACCATAATAGCCCTAACAAAACCCAGAGAAAAGATCATACACTACCTCCCGGAATCACCATCACATCCATCAATACCAGAAAGCGCCAAAATCAGAAACACAGAATACCTAGAATTCGATAACATCAAAAAATTCCACATACCAGAAAAAACCTCCCTCATTTTCATAACCGGAGCCACCATGGACCATAAAATAATAAAAATAAAAGAATTCAAAAGGATAATCAGCCTATCAAAGGAAAAAGGAATCCCAACAATAGTTGATGATGCATCAGGAGCCCGCCTAAGAACAATAATATTCAAACAACCCACAGCAATACAACTAGGAGCCGATCTAGCCATAACAAGCACAGATAAACTCATGAACGGACCCAGAGGCGGAATACTCGCAGGAAAAACCGAACTAATCAATAAAATAAAAAGAGTAGCATACCAATTCGGCCTCGAAGCCCAACCACCACTCATAGCAGCCATGGTAAGAGCACTAGAAGAATTCAAACCCTCAAAACTGCTCAGAACACTTAAAAAAAGAGACGAACTCCACCTAAAACTTAAAAAATCCTTCAAAAGTTTCGAAAAGACACCCACAGGTGTTATGATACGCCCAGAAAAAATAAAAAAAGAAATCCAAAAACACCAAATCAAAACACCACTATCCCCAAAAGACACATCCTACCTCTGGTCCATGATACTACTCAAAGAACATGGAATAATAACAATACCAGCCGCAGGAATGCCAGGAGCATCACCAACACTCAGATTAGACCTCTCAGCAGCCGACGCCCAAAAACTAGAACCAGACCAAATAGTAAACATCCTAGAAAAATCATTCCAAAAACTACTAAAAACAGCAAAAGAACCCCCAAAGGCAAAAAAACTACTGCTAGGAGGATAA
- a CDS encoding RNA 3'-terminal phosphate cyclase, translating to MLEIDGSFGEGGGALVRISTALAALKTKPIKIYNIRANRPRKGLSYQHLTAIKALAKLTEAKLEGAKIGSKEIKFTPKKIKGGNFYFDIKTAGSIGLVLQALMIPAAFAENKITFKIKGGTDVKWSPPIDYIKQVTIPLLEKMGYKAKIKLIKRGYYPKGGGLIEAKIQPIKKLKPIKLTKTKINTIKGISHTGKLPSHVAERQAQAAQKKLEENGLEANIKIEHSNNTLSPGSGIILWAEGNTRIGASSLGERGKPAETVGIEAAEELLKFLGKKAPVDKYMGDQIIPYMSIAGDSIIKTVEFSMHAHTNIHVTEKITGKKFKVKGKLGEPATIKCP from the coding sequence TTGCTCGAAATCGACGGATCATTCGGCGAAGGCGGAGGAGCCCTCGTAAGAATATCCACAGCACTCGCAGCCCTAAAAACAAAACCCATAAAAATCTATAACATACGCGCAAACAGACCCCGCAAAGGCCTATCATACCAACACCTAACAGCAATCAAAGCACTAGCCAAACTAACAGAAGCCAAACTAGAAGGAGCTAAAATAGGATCAAAAGAGATAAAATTCACCCCCAAAAAAATAAAAGGGGGAAACTTCTACTTCGACATTAAAACCGCGGGGAGCATAGGACTAGTCCTACAAGCACTCATGATACCAGCAGCATTCGCAGAAAACAAAATAACCTTCAAAATCAAGGGAGGAACAGACGTCAAATGGTCACCCCCAATAGACTACATAAAACAAGTAACAATACCCCTACTAGAAAAAATGGGCTACAAAGCAAAAATAAAACTAATAAAAAGAGGATACTACCCAAAAGGCGGAGGCCTCATAGAAGCAAAAATACAACCCATAAAAAAACTGAAACCAATAAAATTGACAAAAACCAAGATAAACACAATAAAAGGAATATCACACACAGGGAAACTCCCATCACACGTTGCAGAAAGACAAGCCCAAGCAGCGCAAAAAAAACTAGAAGAAAACGGCCTGGAAGCAAATATAAAAATAGAACACTCCAACAACACCCTCTCACCAGGATCCGGTATAATACTCTGGGCCGAGGGCAACACAAGGATAGGGGCCAGTTCACTCGGCGAAAGAGGCAAACCAGCAGAAACCGTTGGAATAGAAGCCGCGGAAGAACTTTTAAAATTCCTGGGAAAAAAGGCTCCAGTAGACAAATACATGGGAGACCAGATAATACCATACATGTCAATCGCAGGAGACTCCATCATAAAAACAGTTGAATTCTCAATGCACGCCCACACCAACATACACGTTACAGAAAAAATCACAGGAAAAAAATTTAAAGTAAAAGGAAAACTAGGAGAACCCGCCACCATAAAATGTCCATGA
- a CDS encoding biotin ligase, whose amino-acid sequence MNYRILEFLHENRGKFVSVQDIASKLDLEPGKVLETLEILEDRGYKFEKSGKGYRLKEPEGDLSPSKIKEALETSYIGCEIYCFDEVDSTNIIAKELAEDDAKEGTIVIAKTQTRGRGRRGKKWISPRGGIWMSIILRPDIPPAEAPHLTLITGVAVAKTLKREFGLDVGIKWPNDILIGEKKVCGILTEAHARFNTIEYIVVGIGIDTNVDVDLFPEEFREGATSLKRELGRDVDSIDLIGKLLVEFEKVYDDFRDGRFPEILNEWRRFSRTIGSYVEIRKQLGEVVRGEAVGVNNEGALILELDNGKLRKIVSGECIHLGR is encoded by the coding sequence ATGAATTATAGGATCCTTGAATTCCTACATGAAAATAGGGGAAAATTTGTATCAGTCCAGGATATTGCCTCAAAATTGGATCTTGAACCCGGAAAGGTCTTGGAGACACTTGAAATACTGGAGGATAGAGGTTACAAGTTTGAAAAGTCAGGGAAGGGTTACAGGTTAAAGGAGCCAGAGGGTGATCTTTCACCATCCAAGATAAAAGAAGCCCTTGAAACCAGTTACATTGGCTGTGAAATTTATTGTTTCGATGAGGTTGACTCCACTAATATTATAGCCAAGGAACTTGCAGAGGATGATGCTAAGGAAGGCACCATTGTCATAGCAAAGACCCAGACAAGGGGTAGGGGTAGACGAGGTAAAAAATGGATATCACCACGTGGTGGGATATGGATGTCAATAATATTAAGGCCTGACATACCCCCTGCAGAGGCACCCCATTTAACCCTAATAACTGGTGTTGCTGTGGCCAAGACTCTTAAAAGGGAGTTCGGTTTGGATGTTGGGATAAAATGGCCTAATGACATACTTATCGGTGAAAAGAAGGTTTGCGGTATATTGACAGAGGCCCATGCGCGTTTCAATACTATAGAGTATATTGTGGTGGGTATAGGGATAGATACGAATGTTGACGTGGACTTGTTCCCAGAGGAATTCCGTGAAGGGGCAACTTCCCTCAAAAGGGAGCTTGGAAGGGATGTTGATTCCATTGACCTTATCGGGAAGCTTTTAGTAGAGTTTGAGAAGGTTTATGATGATTTTAGGGATGGTAGGTTTCCTGAGATACTTAATGAGTGGAGAAGATTCTCTAGGACTATAGGAAGTTATGTTGAGATTAGGAAACAGTTGGGTGAGGTTGTGCGTGGTGAGGCTGTTGGTGTGAATAATGAGGGGGCTCTTATATTAGAATTGGATAATGGGAAATTGAGAAAGATTGTGTCTGGTGAATGTATACATTTGGGTAGGTGA
- a CDS encoding pyruvate carboxylase, subunit A codes for MFNKVLVANRGEIAIRVMRACRELNIKSVAIYSDADKNSLFARYADESHPLGGSTPAESYLRIDKIIDIAEKSGAEAIHPGYGFLAENPKLGMECEKHGIKLIGPKSSVIEAMGDKIRARKLMKKADVPVIPGTVEGVKEADKAVKVAEEIGYPVIIKASAGGGGIGMRTVYEEDELVRAIESTQSVASSAFGDPTVYIEKYLEKPRHIEFQVLADEHGNTIHLNERECSIQRRHQKLIEESPSPIMTPEFREEMGAAAVRAAEYIGYTNAGTVEFLYSNGDFYFLEMNTRIQVEHPITEVITGVDLVKEQIKIASGEEICCSQEDISVRGHAIECRINAEDPLSDFKPTPGKITGYRSPGGIGVRVDSGVYMNYEIPSYYDSMIAKLIVWGRNRAEAIERMKRALAEYIILGVKTTIPFHKAIMRNEAFKKGELHTHFVDQHRKKIEEEMRRIVIEDKEMVSRLQSTFLPSKKVAAISAAIGSYMASNKRVLK; via the coding sequence ATGTTCAACAAGGTTCTCGTTGCAAACCGTGGTGAAATAGCCATAAGAGTTATGAGGGCGTGCAGAGAACTGAATATTAAAAGCGTCGCCATATACTCAGACGCTGATAAAAATTCACTATTCGCACGTTATGCAGACGAATCACACCCACTTGGTGGTTCAACTCCAGCCGAAAGCTACCTAAGAATAGACAAAATCATAGATATAGCCGAAAAATCAGGGGCGGAAGCCATACACCCAGGTTACGGGTTCCTGGCAGAAAACCCAAAACTTGGCATGGAATGCGAAAAACATGGAATAAAACTTATAGGCCCAAAAAGTTCAGTTATTGAAGCCATGGGCGACAAGATAAGGGCAAGGAAGCTCATGAAGAAAGCAGATGTCCCGGTAATCCCAGGTACAGTGGAGGGTGTGAAAGAGGCTGATAAAGCCGTTAAGGTAGCGGAAGAGATAGGATACCCAGTTATAATAAAAGCATCCGCTGGCGGTGGCGGCATAGGCATGCGTACAGTCTATGAGGAAGATGAACTTGTAAGGGCTATAGAATCCACACAATCAGTAGCATCATCCGCATTCGGAGACCCCACAGTTTATATAGAAAAATATCTTGAAAAACCAAGGCACATCGAATTCCAGGTCCTGGCAGATGAACATGGGAACACAATACACCTTAATGAAAGAGAATGTTCAATACAACGCAGACACCAGAAACTGATAGAAGAATCCCCTTCACCTATAATGACACCAGAATTCAGAGAAGAGATGGGTGCAGCGGCCGTCAGAGCCGCAGAATATATAGGTTACACCAATGCAGGTACTGTTGAATTCCTCTATTCTAATGGAGATTTCTACTTCTTAGAGATGAACACAAGGATACAAGTAGAACATCCCATAACAGAGGTTATAACCGGAGTAGACCTAGTGAAAGAACAGATAAAAATTGCTAGTGGAGAGGAAATCTGCTGCTCACAAGAAGATATAAGTGTAAGAGGTCATGCCATCGAATGTCGTATAAACGCAGAAGACCCATTATCAGATTTCAAACCAACCCCAGGGAAGATAACAGGTTACAGGTCACCTGGTGGTATAGGAGTTAGAGTGGACAGCGGCGTCTACATGAACTATGAGATACCAAGCTACTATGACTCAATGATAGCAAAACTCATAGTATGGGGTAGGAATCGTGCAGAGGCCATTGAAAGGATGAAAAGAGCCCTCGCAGAATATATAATATTAGGTGTTAAAACCACCATACCATTCCATAAAGCTATAATGAGAAACGAAGCCTTTAAGAAAGGCGAACTCCACACACACTTTGTAGACCAGCACAGGAAAAAGATAGAAGAGGAAATGAGAAGGATAGTTATCGAAGATAAAGAAATGGTAAGCAGACTACAATCAACCTTCCTACCTTCAAAGAAGGTTGCCGCAATCTCCGCGGCGATAGGAAGTTACATGGCATCCAATAAGAGGGTGTTAAAATGA
- a CDS encoding possible protein methyltransferase — translation MDLACGTGIFAIGAALLGARKVFGVDIDRGALSLAEEAAGDLDVAEKIQFLEGDIRDVNIFLKLSNLNIDTLIQNPPFGSQRMVKRGADRIFIERSLEISPVVYSFHMAGSEDFVRGYFKRMGGEITHRLYYRFPIPRLYDFHRRDFRIVDVIVLRVLKMI, via the coding sequence ATGGATCTTGCTTGTGGCACTGGCATATTTGCTATTGGAGCTGCTCTATTAGGGGCTAGGAAAGTTTTTGGTGTTGATATTGACAGGGGTGCTCTTAGTCTTGCTGAAGAAGCTGCTGGGGATTTGGATGTTGCTGAGAAAATACAATTCCTAGAGGGTGATATAAGAGATGTTAACATTTTCTTGAAACTTTCAAATTTGAATATTGATACTCTGATACAGAATCCGCCCTTCGGATCCCAGAGGATGGTTAAACGCGGCGCTGATAGGATTTTTATTGAAAGATCCCTTGAGATTTCTCCTGTTGTCTATTCATTCCATATGGCGGGATCAGAGGATTTTGTTAGGGGATATTTTAAGAGGATGGGTGGGGAGATAACCCATAGATTATATTATAGGTTCCCTATACCAAGGTTATATGATTTCCATAGAAGAGATTTCAGAATAGTGGATGTTATCGTCCTAAGGGTTCTTAAGATGATATGA
- a CDS encoding 50S ribosomal protein L3P yields the protein MARHHQPRKGSLAYSPRKRAAKETPRIKSWPTIQELKPLAFAGYKAGMTHILMVDNRKNSPTEGMEITTPVTVIEVPPITVMGVRAYEKTSRGLRTIGDVLADNLKEELKRKISPPGDKYDKETAIKKIIEENKEQIREIRILAHTNPSLAPTPKKKPEIFECAIGGENINEKIEYALELIGKDIKAAEVFSEGEYVDSIAVTKGKGFQGPVKRWGIRIQYGKAARSSKGRHIGSLGPWTPSRTMWTVPQAGQMGYHRRTEYNKKILRIGDASEADQINPDGGFIRYGLVKNDHILLKGSVPGPAKRLIILRKAIRAPKNGMEAPQITYISTASKQGT from the coding sequence ATGGCTAGACATCATCAACCAAGAAAAGGATCACTTGCATACAGTCCAAGGAAAAGGGCTGCGAAGGAAACACCAAGAATAAAATCTTGGCCAACAATCCAAGAGTTGAAACCACTAGCCTTCGCCGGTTACAAAGCCGGCATGACCCACATACTAATGGTGGACAATAGAAAAAATTCACCAACAGAAGGCATGGAAATCACAACACCCGTCACAGTCATAGAAGTTCCACCAATCACTGTAATGGGTGTTAGAGCCTATGAAAAAACCAGCAGAGGACTCCGGACAATAGGAGATGTCCTAGCCGACAACCTGAAAGAGGAGCTTAAAAGGAAAATCTCCCCACCAGGAGACAAATATGACAAGGAAACAGCCATAAAAAAGATAATAGAAGAAAACAAAGAACAAATCAGAGAAATAAGGATCCTAGCACACACAAACCCAAGCCTGGCACCAACACCAAAAAAGAAACCAGAAATATTCGAATGCGCCATAGGCGGCGAAAACATAAACGAAAAAATAGAATACGCCCTTGAACTCATAGGCAAAGACATCAAAGCCGCCGAGGTGTTCTCAGAGGGAGAATACGTTGATTCAATAGCAGTGACCAAAGGCAAAGGATTCCAAGGACCAGTGAAAAGATGGGGTATCAGAATACAATATGGAAAAGCAGCAAGAAGCAGCAAAGGAAGACACATAGGATCCCTCGGCCCATGGACACCATCAAGGACAATGTGGACAGTCCCACAAGCAGGACAAATGGGCTACCATAGAAGAACAGAATACAACAAGAAAATACTAAGGATAGGAGACGCCTCAGAAGCAGACCAAATAAACCCAGACGGAGGATTCATAAGATACGGGCTCGTTAAAAACGATCACATACTCCTAAAAGGCTCAGTACCAGGCCCTGCGAAGAGGCTGATAATCCTAAGAAAAGCTATAAGAGCGCCGAAAAATGGTATGGAGGCGCCCCAAATAACATATATAAGCACAGCATCAAAACAGGGAACCTAA
- a CDS encoding 50S ribosomal protein L1e, protein MKIKVYSLDGEPIDEIKLPEIFTEEYRPDLIKRAVISAQTARIQPWGSDPMAGKRTSAESYGAGRGIAMVPRIKGGQRAAFVPQARGGRRAHPPKPYKNHHERINAKERRLAIRSAIAATKDKELIKERGHIIDNLPEIPLIIEDELTKIKKTKKTRKIFKKLGIIDDIIRAKEGKKIRAGKGKMRGRKYKTPKGPLIVIHEDKGISLGARNHPGLDIVRVENLNAELLAPGTHPGRLTIFTKSAIEKLDKLFKP, encoded by the coding sequence ATGAAAATTAAAGTTTACTCACTAGACGGAGAACCAATAGACGAGATAAAATTGCCCGAAATATTCACAGAAGAATACAGACCAGACCTCATAAAAAGGGCGGTTATATCAGCGCAAACAGCAAGAATACAACCATGGGGCTCAGATCCCATGGCAGGTAAAAGAACATCAGCAGAATCATACGGCGCCGGCCGAGGAATAGCCATGGTACCCCGTATAAAAGGAGGTCAAAGAGCAGCATTCGTACCCCAAGCCAGAGGGGGTAGGAGAGCCCACCCACCAAAACCATACAAAAACCACCATGAAAGGATAAACGCCAAAGAAAGGCGCCTAGCCATCAGATCAGCCATAGCAGCCACAAAAGACAAAGAACTAATCAAAGAAAGAGGACACATCATAGACAACCTACCAGAAATCCCACTAATAATTGAAGATGAACTCACCAAGATAAAAAAGACAAAAAAGACAAGAAAAATATTCAAAAAACTAGGAATAATAGATGATATCATAAGAGCAAAGGAAGGCAAGAAGATAAGAGCCGGGAAAGGAAAAATGAGAGGGAGAAAATACAAAACACCAAAAGGGCCCCTCATAGTAATCCACGAAGACAAAGGCATAAGCCTAGGCGCAAGAAACCACCCAGGCCTAGACATAGTCAGAGTAGAAAACCTAAACGCTGAACTATTAGCACCCGGCACACACCCAGGAAGACTAACAATATTCACAAAATCAGCCATAGAAAAACTTGACAAACTATTCAAACCCTAA
- a CDS encoding 50S ribosomal protein L23P, whose amino-acid sequence MDPYKIIIKPHVTEKTMNLIDQNNELTFIVNRKSNKPEIKSAFEELFAVKVERINTQITHNGEKLAYIKLAKEHNAEDIAVKLGVF is encoded by the coding sequence ATGGACCCATACAAGATCATAATAAAACCACATGTAACAGAAAAAACTATGAATCTAATAGACCAAAATAATGAATTAACATTCATAGTCAACAGAAAAAGTAACAAACCAGAGATAAAATCAGCCTTCGAAGAACTCTTCGCAGTGAAAGTTGAAAGAATTAACACCCAGATAACCCACAACGGAGAAAAACTAGCATATATAAAATTGGCGAAAGAACACAACGCAGAAGACATAGCAGTCAAACTAGGCGTATTCTAA
- a CDS encoding 50S ribosomal protein L2P, with protein sequence MGKRLRSQRLGRGTPTYRSASHRFKAKIRYKPQNENLKGKVVDIIHDPGRTAPIAKIEYENGDEDFILAPESIRVGEEIYNGTPAPIKPGNILPLKEIPEGTPIYNIENQPGDGGKLVRSSGTYASLITHDIDKVVIELPSGELKALDPKCKATIGVVAGGGRREKPFLKAGKHYHALKAKGKKSVVVRGVAMNAVDHPHGGGNRQHPGRPTTVSKHAPPGRKVGSIAAKRTGKRR encoded by the coding sequence ATGGGTAAAAGATTAAGATCACAAAGGCTTGGGAGGGGAACACCAACATACAGGAGCGCCTCCCACCGATTCAAAGCAAAAATAAGATACAAACCCCAAAATGAAAACCTAAAGGGTAAAGTAGTTGACATAATACACGACCCTGGTAGAACAGCGCCAATCGCCAAGATAGAATATGAAAATGGCGACGAAGACTTCATACTAGCACCAGAAAGTATCAGAGTAGGGGAAGAAATATACAATGGAACCCCAGCACCCATAAAACCAGGTAACATCCTACCACTCAAAGAAATCCCAGAAGGAACACCCATCTACAACATAGAAAACCAACCAGGAGATGGTGGGAAACTCGTCAGATCATCAGGCACCTACGCCTCACTCATCACACACGACATCGACAAAGTAGTTATCGAACTACCATCAGGAGAACTCAAAGCCCTAGACCCAAAATGCAAGGCCACAATTGGCGTTGTAGCAGGGGGAGGGCGTAGAGAGAAACCCTTCCTCAAAGCAGGTAAACATTATCATGCTCTCAAAGCCAAGGGTAAAAAATCTGTAGTTGTAAGAGGCGTTGCAATGAACGCCGTAGACCACCCACATGGTGGAGGTAACAGACAACATCCAGGCAGGCCCACAACAGTCTCAAAACACGCGCCACCTGGAAGAAAAGTTGGTTCAATCGCAGCTAAAAGAACCGGGAAAAGAAGATAA
- a CDS encoding 30S ribosomal protein S19P produces MARREFSYRGYQLNELQKMPLDDVIKLFPSRQRRSLKRGFLPRQKKLLEKIRKIKKEAEKAGRQPIIKTHCRDMIILPEMVGLTFGIHNGKDFVEVKIQPEMIGHYLGEFAPTRKKVEHGDPGMGATRSSMFVPLK; encoded by the coding sequence TTGGCACGTAGAGAATTCAGTTACAGAGGCTACCAACTAAATGAATTACAAAAAATGCCCCTAGACGACGTGATAAAATTGTTCCCATCCAGGCAAAGAAGATCCCTTAAAAGGGGATTTCTACCAAGACAAAAAAAATTACTGGAAAAAATAAGAAAAATTAAAAAAGAGGCGGAAAAGGCTGGAAGACAGCCCATTATAAAAACCCACTGCAGGGACATGATAATACTCCCAGAGATGGTGGGTTTAACCTTCGGAATACACAATGGGAAAGACTTCGTGGAAGTGAAAATACAACCAGAAATGATTGGACACTACCTCGGAGAATTCGCACCAACAAGGAAAAAAGTTGAACACGGAGACCCTGGAATGGGCGCAACCAGATCATCCATGTTCGTTCCTCTCAAATAA
- a CDS encoding 50S ribosomal protein L22P, whose amino-acid sequence MARIKYAYKRDDESKIARAAGFRLQISPKHAVEICRELKGMKLEKAKDYLKEVIQMKRPIPFKRYNRKVGHRRGLRGWDSGRYPVKAAKHILKVLENAEANADYKGLDTENLKIIHISSHRGQPIRGWIPRAFGRATPFNRPTTHIQVVLGEA is encoded by the coding sequence ATGGCCAGGATCAAATACGCTTACAAAAGAGATGACGAAAGCAAGATAGCAAGGGCAGCCGGGTTCAGACTCCAAATCTCCCCAAAACATGCAGTGGAAATCTGCAGAGAACTCAAAGGGATGAAACTAGAAAAAGCCAAAGACTATCTCAAGGAAGTCATACAAATGAAACGTCCAATACCATTCAAAAGATACAACAGGAAAGTAGGACACCGCAGAGGCCTCAGAGGATGGGACAGTGGCAGATACCCAGTCAAAGCAGCCAAACACATACTAAAAGTACTTGAAAATGCAGAGGCCAACGCAGACTACAAAGGACTAGACACAGAAAACCTGAAGATAATCCACATATCAAGTCATAGGGGACAGCCAATCAGAGGATGGATCCCAAGAGCCTTCGGAAGAGCCACACCATTCAACAGGCCAACCACACACATCCAAGTAGTACTAGGGGAGGCTTAA
- a CDS encoding 30S ribosomal protein S3P, giving the protein MIEKDFVIEGLKRTKIDEYLEKELERAGYGGMDIQVTPLGTMVVVYAERPGMVIGRGGKTVRSITQKLKNKFKLENPQVEVKEVEVPELNPKIMAHKIAAMLQRGMHFRRVAYTAMRRIMSAGAQGVEITISGKIRGARAAMAKFTDGYIKKCGEPAIEFVKEGFATVQLKPGVLGVYVRIMPPDAKLPDDVEIKTPKIEEEITEEEAEEELEELEEE; this is encoded by the coding sequence ATGATCGAAAAAGATTTCGTCATAGAAGGTCTTAAAAGGACAAAAATCGACGAATACCTTGAAAAGGAACTTGAAAGGGCTGGATACGGTGGTATGGACATCCAAGTAACACCCCTAGGTACCATGGTAGTGGTCTATGCAGAAAGACCAGGAATGGTAATTGGACGAGGGGGTAAAACAGTCCGAAGCATAACCCAAAAACTCAAAAACAAATTCAAACTCGAAAACCCCCAAGTAGAAGTTAAAGAAGTTGAAGTACCAGAATTAAACCCTAAGATAATGGCCCACAAAATCGCTGCCATGCTCCAGCGGGGCATGCACTTCAGGAGAGTGGCCTACACAGCCATGAGAAGGATAATGTCAGCTGGCGCCCAGGGAGTTGAAATCACAATATCTGGGAAGATAAGAGGTGCCAGGGCAGCCATGGCCAAATTCACAGACGGTTATATTAAAAAGTGTGGCGAACCAGCCATAGAATTCGTCAAGGAAGGATTCGCCACAGTACAACTAAAACCCGGAGTCTTGGGTGTATACGTGCGTATAATGCCCCCAGACGCCAAACTACCAGATGATGTGGAGATCAAAACCCCAAAGATTGAAGAAGAAATCACAGAAGAAGAAGCCGAGGAAGAACTAGAAGAACTAGAAGAAGAGTGA
- a CDS encoding 50S ribosomal protein L29P, with protein MAILKSDEIREMDTEELHKKLDELKAEYSKYLSKSAATGAHENPGKMRELRKTIARVLTIMKEK; from the coding sequence ATGGCCATCCTAAAAAGTGATGAGATAAGAGAGATGGACACAGAAGAACTCCATAAAAAATTAGATGAACTAAAAGCAGAATATTCAAAATACTTATCCAAAAGCGCGGCAACAGGAGCCCATGAAAACCCTGGTAAAATGCGCGAACTTAGAAAGACGATAGCAAGAGTTCTCACAATCATGAAAGAAAAATAG